One segment of Amycolatopsis alba DSM 44262 DNA contains the following:
- a CDS encoding dTMP kinase: MVIEGLDGAGKRTLAGALTGALNAAGASVTSIAFPRYGESVHADLVKEALHRGHGDLADSVYGMAMLYALDRRGAADEIRARLGEHDVVLLDRYVASNAAYGAARLHQGADGEFVRWLRELEIDRFDLPVPAAHLLLRVTADVAADRAQRRAESDADRARDSFETDDALQKRCSVVYDELAATGWLAPWHVLDGVAGVDTAALATALLRD, translated from the coding sequence GTGGTGATCGAAGGTCTGGACGGCGCGGGCAAGCGCACGCTCGCCGGCGCGCTGACCGGCGCGCTGAACGCGGCAGGGGCGAGCGTCACGTCCATCGCGTTCCCGCGCTACGGCGAAAGTGTGCACGCCGATCTCGTGAAGGAGGCGTTGCACCGCGGGCACGGCGACCTCGCCGACTCCGTGTACGGCATGGCGATGCTCTACGCGCTCGACAGGCGGGGTGCCGCGGACGAGATCCGCGCCCGGCTCGGCGAGCACGACGTCGTGCTGCTCGACCGGTACGTCGCGTCGAACGCGGCGTACGGCGCCGCCCGGCTCCACCAGGGCGCGGACGGCGAGTTCGTGCGCTGGCTCCGTGAACTGGAGATCGACCGGTTCGACCTGCCGGTGCCCGCCGCTCATCTGCTGCTCCGGGTCACCGCAGACGTCGCGGCGGACCGCGCGCAGCGCCGCGCGGAGAGCGACGCCGATCGCGCGCGGGACTCCTTCGAGACCGACGACGCGCTCCAGAAGCGGTGCTCGGTGGTCTACGACGAACTCGCCGCGACGGGCTGGCTCGCCCCTTGGCACGTCCTCGACGGCGTCGCCGGTGTCGACACCGCCGCTTTGGCTACCGCCCTGCTCCGCGATTAG
- the ahcY gene encoding adenosylhomocysteinase, producing the protein MTPESVAKRHDTRNGIEFAVADLEAAEFGRKEIRLAEHEMPGLMALRREYAEVYPLRGARVSGSLHMTVQTAVLIETLVALGAEVRWASCNIFSTQDHAAAAIVVGPHGTTEEPKGVPVFAWKGESLEEYWWCTERMLTWDGEGPNMILDDGGDATMLVHKGTEFEKAGVVPSPDEDTSDEFRVFLQLLSASVAADTGKWTKIGEGVRGVTEETTTGVLRLYQLAAAGELLFPAINVNDAVTKSKFDNRYGIRHSLIDGINRGTDVLIGGKVAVVCGYGDVGKGAAESLRGQGARVIVTEIDPICALQAAMDGYQVKKLENVLGEADIIITTTGNKDVVLIEHMARMKHQAILGNIGHFDNELDMAGLQRYPGIRRINIKPQVDEWVFPDGKSIIVLSEGRLLNLGNATGHPSFVMSNSFSNQVIAQIELFTKHEEYDKEVFRLPKKLDEKVAKIHLDALGGELTKLTKEQAEYIDVDVEGPFKTDHYRY; encoded by the coding sequence ATGACCCCCGAAAGCGTTGCCAAGCGGCACGACACCCGCAACGGCATCGAGTTCGCCGTCGCCGATCTCGAAGCCGCCGAGTTCGGCCGCAAGGAGATCCGCCTCGCCGAGCACGAGATGCCGGGCCTGATGGCGCTGCGCCGCGAGTACGCCGAGGTGTACCCCTTGAGGGGAGCCCGTGTGTCGGGCTCGCTCCACATGACGGTACAGACCGCGGTCCTGATCGAAACCCTCGTCGCGCTGGGTGCCGAGGTTCGCTGGGCCTCGTGCAACATCTTCTCCACCCAGGACCACGCCGCCGCGGCGATCGTCGTCGGGCCGCACGGCACCACCGAGGAGCCCAAGGGTGTGCCGGTGTTCGCCTGGAAGGGCGAGTCGCTGGAGGAGTACTGGTGGTGCACCGAACGGATGCTCACCTGGGACGGTGAGGGTCCGAACATGATCCTCGACGACGGCGGCGACGCCACCATGCTGGTGCACAAGGGAACCGAGTTCGAGAAGGCCGGAGTCGTCCCGTCCCCGGACGAGGACACTTCGGACGAGTTCCGTGTCTTCCTGCAGCTGCTGAGCGCTTCCGTCGCGGCCGACACCGGCAAATGGACCAAGATCGGCGAAGGCGTCCGCGGTGTCACCGAGGAGACCACGACCGGTGTCCTGCGGCTCTACCAGCTCGCCGCGGCCGGTGAGCTGCTGTTCCCGGCGATCAACGTGAACGACGCCGTGACGAAGTCGAAGTTCGACAACCGCTACGGCATCCGGCATTCGCTGATCGACGGCATCAACCGCGGCACCGACGTCCTCATCGGCGGCAAGGTCGCGGTCGTCTGCGGCTACGGCGACGTCGGCAAGGGCGCCGCGGAATCGCTGCGCGGCCAGGGCGCGCGGGTGATCGTCACCGAGATCGACCCGATCTGCGCGCTGCAGGCGGCGATGGACGGCTACCAGGTCAAGAAGCTGGAGAACGTCCTCGGCGAGGCCGACATCATCATCACGACCACCGGGAACAAGGACGTCGTGCTCATCGAGCACATGGCGCGGATGAAGCACCAGGCGATCCTCGGCAACATCGGCCACTTCGACAACGAGCTCGACATGGCCGGTCTCCAGCGCTACCCAGGCATCCGGCGGATCAACATCAAGCCGCAGGTCGACGAGTGGGTCTTCCCGGACGGCAAGAGCATCATCGTGCTGTCCGAGGGCCGCCTGCTGAACCTGGGCAACGCGACCGGGCACCCGTCGTTCGTGATGTCGAACAGCTTCTCCAACCAGGTGATCGCGCAGATCGAGCTGTTCACCAAGCACGAGGAGTACGACAAGGAGGTCTTCCGCCTCCCGAAGAAGCTCGACGAGAAGGTCGCGAAGATCCACCTCGACGCGCTCGGCGGTGAGCTCACGAAGCTGACCAAGGAACAGGCCGAGTACATCGACGTGGACGTCGAAGGCCCGTTCAAGACGGACCACTACCGGTACTGA
- a CDS encoding cation diffusion facilitator family transporter has protein sequence MSAGGGTKAIIAALVANAGIAAAKFTGFLITGSSSMLAESVHSLADTSNQGLLLLGQKTSQRAATRAHPFGFGRDRYFYSFIVALMLFSLGSVFALYEGIHKISEPEALKTPWVAVGILVVAIGLESFSFYTAIQESKKIKGDAGWWAFIRQAKTPELPVVLLEDAGALLGLVFALAGVGLSVVTGDPVWDGIGTVVIGLLLGVIAIILIIEMKSLLIGEGASEPDLDTIIDELAAGKVERVIHIRTLYIGPDEMLVAAKLALVPGLETGEVAQAIDDAEARVRAKVPTAKLIYLEPDLDRSLA, from the coding sequence GCTCGTGGCGAACGCCGGAATCGCGGCCGCGAAATTCACCGGCTTCCTCATCACGGGGTCGTCCTCGATGCTCGCCGAGTCCGTGCACTCGCTCGCGGACACCTCGAACCAGGGCCTCCTGCTGCTGGGCCAGAAGACCTCGCAGCGCGCCGCGACCCGCGCGCACCCGTTCGGCTTCGGGCGGGACCGGTACTTCTACTCGTTCATCGTCGCGCTGATGCTCTTCAGCCTCGGCTCGGTGTTCGCGCTGTACGAGGGCATCCACAAGATCAGCGAGCCGGAGGCCTTGAAGACGCCGTGGGTGGCCGTCGGCATCCTCGTGGTCGCGATCGGACTGGAGTCGTTCTCCTTCTACACCGCGATCCAGGAGTCGAAGAAGATCAAGGGCGACGCGGGCTGGTGGGCGTTCATCCGCCAGGCCAAGACCCCCGAACTGCCGGTGGTCCTCCTGGAGGACGCGGGCGCGCTGCTCGGCCTGGTGTTCGCGCTCGCGGGCGTCGGGCTCTCGGTCGTCACCGGCGACCCGGTGTGGGACGGCATCGGCACCGTGGTGATCGGCCTGCTGCTCGGCGTCATCGCGATCATCCTGATCATCGAGATGAAGAGCCTGCTGATCGGCGAAGGTGCCTCCGAGCCCGACCTCGACACGATCATCGACGAACTCGCCGCGGGCAAGGTCGAGCGCGTCATCCACATCCGGACGCTGTACATCGGCCCGGACGAGATGCTGGTGGCCGCGAAACTCGCGCTGGTGCCGGGGCTGGAGACCGGCGAGGTCGCGCAGGCCATCGACGACGCCGAAGCGCGTGTGCGGGCGAAGGTTCCCACGGCGAAGCTGATCTACCTCGAGCCGGACCTGGACCGCTCGCTGGCCTGA
- a CDS encoding aromatic ring-hydroxylating oxygenase subunit alpha: MTSLIPTLGGGYYTDPAIFAAEQEKIFERQWFCAVRAADLPSAGDFRTVLIGRESVIVSRGRDGGLRAFLNICRHRGARLCTEETGTVKRAFQCPYHAWTYGLDGKLIAAPNLANLPDIDRAGYGLHTVRLREWLGYAWVCLAADPPSFGDGVEGAVRERLGDLESIERYGLDGLSVGRRITYDVKANWKLIVENFMECYHCATIHPELTEVLPEFAGGYAAQYYVGHGAEFGEDVAGFTIDGGSGFSRLDGVADEQDRRYYAITIRPQVFVNLVPDHVIFHRMYPLAPDRTVVECDWLYSAEVVASGRDVSRSVELFHRVNEQDFDACERCQPAMASRAYRGGGVLMPSEHHIGEFHTWLRTQLGGY; this comes from the coding sequence ATGACGAGTCTCATCCCGACGCTGGGTGGCGGCTACTACACCGACCCCGCGATCTTCGCCGCGGAGCAGGAAAAGATCTTCGAACGCCAGTGGTTCTGCGCGGTCAGGGCGGCGGATCTGCCGTCCGCGGGCGACTTCCGGACCGTCCTGATCGGACGGGAGAGCGTGATCGTCAGCCGGGGCCGGGACGGCGGGCTGCGGGCGTTCCTCAACATCTGCCGCCATCGTGGCGCCCGGCTGTGCACCGAAGAGACCGGAACGGTGAAACGCGCGTTCCAGTGCCCGTACCACGCGTGGACGTACGGGCTCGACGGCAAACTGATCGCGGCGCCGAACCTGGCGAACCTCCCCGACATCGACCGCGCCGGATACGGGCTGCACACCGTGCGCCTGCGGGAATGGCTGGGCTACGCGTGGGTCTGCCTCGCCGCGGACCCGCCGTCGTTCGGGGACGGCGTCGAAGGCGCGGTGCGGGAACGGCTGGGCGATCTGGAGTCGATCGAGCGCTACGGGCTCGACGGGCTCTCGGTCGGGCGCCGGATCACCTACGACGTCAAGGCGAACTGGAAACTGATCGTCGAGAACTTCATGGAGTGCTACCACTGCGCGACCATCCATCCCGAACTGACCGAAGTGCTGCCGGAGTTCGCCGGCGGATACGCGGCGCAGTACTACGTCGGGCACGGCGCCGAATTCGGCGAGGACGTCGCCGGGTTCACGATCGACGGCGGTTCGGGCTTCAGCAGGCTCGACGGTGTCGCGGACGAGCAGGACAGGCGGTACTACGCGATCACCATCCGGCCGCAGGTGTTCGTGAACCTGGTGCCGGACCACGTGATCTTCCACCGGATGTACCCGCTCGCGCCGGACCGGACGGTCGTCGAATGCGACTGGCTCTATTCGGCGGAGGTCGTGGCGTCGGGGCGGGACGTGTCACGGTCGGTGGAGCTGTTCCACCGCGTCAACGAGCAGGACTTCGACGCCTGCGAACGCTGCCAGCCCGCGATGGCGTCCCGCGCCTACCGCGGCGGCGGGGTGCTGATGCCGTCCGAGCACCACATCGGCGAGTTCCACACCTGGCTGCGCACGCAGCTAGGGGGTTATTGA
- a CDS encoding papain-like cysteine protease family protein: MFSRRVCAAGAASLAAWLAIQTPASALPQPPARQNTVAMQVQEKSQWCWVASGNTIAAHHGVTVTQNEFCRIAHGERRRECADEPGTLGDVRRAFGKLGFSAPGNYLKGRISYADVQAQTGSGRPVQTRVGWAAGGGHMHVLYGFDAGRKWVSWGDPLPTGNRYNWSTYDFYAANKSFTWTHTLTGIRR; encoded by the coding sequence GTGTTCTCGAGGAGGGTTTGCGCCGCCGGCGCCGCGAGTCTTGCGGCGTGGCTGGCGATCCAGACCCCGGCGAGCGCGCTGCCCCAGCCGCCTGCCCGCCAGAACACCGTCGCGATGCAGGTGCAGGAGAAGTCCCAGTGGTGCTGGGTGGCTTCCGGCAACACCATCGCGGCACACCACGGTGTGACCGTCACCCAGAACGAATTCTGCCGGATCGCTCACGGTGAGCGACGCCGGGAGTGCGCCGACGAGCCGGGAACGCTGGGCGACGTCCGGCGCGCCTTCGGCAAGCTCGGCTTTTCGGCCCCTGGGAACTACCTCAAGGGACGCATCTCGTACGCCGACGTCCAGGCGCAGACCGGTTCCGGCCGACCGGTGCAGACACGGGTCGGCTGGGCCGCTGGCGGTGGTCACATGCACGTCCTCTACGGCTTCGACGCCGGCCGGAAGTGGGTCTCGTGGGGGGATCCACTGCCCACCGGGAACCGCTACAACTGGTCGACCTACGACTTCTACGCCGCCAACAAGTCCTTCACCTGGACCCATACGCTCACCGGGATCCGGCGATGA
- a CDS encoding amino acid permease, producing MPGNGLWRTKSIEQSIADTDEPGTKLRRNLSAWDLTVFGVAVVIGAGIFTLTARTAGDYAGPSVSLSFVFAAIACALAALCYAEFASTVPVAGSAYTFSYATFGEFMAWIIGWDLILELAVGAAAVSKGWSAYLETVLSYIFGKGTKTTFEIGGVPVDWGALIVVLVLATLLAVGTKLSSRFSMVITGIKVAVVLFVIVLGVFYIKGSNYTPFIPDAQSGADSSATGVDQSLFSVFAGSSSSSFGVFGLLAAASLVFFAFIGFDIVATTAEETRNPQKAVPRGIFGSLAIVTVLYVAVSLVVVGMVNYKDLATSAGDGSKKTLASAFAVNGVDWAANIISVGALAGLTTVVMVLMLGQIRIIFAMSRDGLMPRGLAKTGANGTPKRATIVVGALVAVAATFFPADKLEEMVNVGTLFAFILVSAGVMVLRKTRPDLPRAFRVPWVPLIPILAILACLWLMLNLTVLTWLRFIAWMVLGVVVYFAYSRRHSLLGKKNKEEKTESVSD from the coding sequence GTGCCCGGAAACGGTCTGTGGCGTACGAAGTCCATCGAGCAGTCCATCGCGGACACCGACGAACCGGGGACCAAGCTCAGGCGGAACCTGAGCGCGTGGGACCTGACCGTCTTCGGCGTCGCCGTCGTCATCGGCGCCGGTATCTTCACGCTCACCGCGCGCACGGCAGGCGACTACGCGGGGCCGTCGGTGTCGCTCTCGTTCGTCTTCGCGGCCATCGCCTGCGCGCTGGCGGCGCTCTGTTATGCGGAATTCGCGTCGACCGTCCCGGTGGCCGGGAGCGCGTACACGTTCTCCTACGCCACGTTCGGCGAGTTCATGGCGTGGATCATCGGCTGGGACCTGATCCTGGAACTCGCGGTCGGCGCGGCCGCGGTGTCGAAGGGCTGGTCGGCCTACCTCGAAACCGTGCTCTCCTACATCTTCGGCAAGGGCACGAAGACGACGTTCGAGATCGGCGGTGTCCCGGTCGACTGGGGTGCCCTGATCGTGGTGCTGGTGCTGGCGACGCTGCTCGCCGTCGGCACGAAGCTGTCTTCGCGGTTCTCGATGGTGATCACCGGGATCAAGGTCGCGGTGGTGCTGTTCGTGATCGTGCTCGGCGTCTTCTACATCAAGGGCTCCAACTACACCCCGTTCATCCCGGACGCCCAGTCCGGCGCCGACTCGTCGGCCACCGGGGTGGACCAGTCGCTGTTCTCCGTGTTCGCGGGTAGCAGCAGCAGTTCGTTCGGCGTCTTCGGTCTGCTGGCCGCGGCGTCGCTGGTGTTCTTCGCGTTCATCGGTTTCGACATCGTCGCGACCACCGCGGAAGAGACCCGCAACCCGCAGAAGGCCGTGCCCCGCGGCATCTTCGGCTCGCTCGCCATCGTCACGGTGCTCTACGTCGCCGTGTCGCTCGTGGTCGTCGGCATGGTGAACTACAAGGACCTCGCCACCTCGGCGGGTGACGGCAGCAAGAAGACGCTCGCGTCCGCGTTCGCGGTCAACGGTGTCGACTGGGCGGCCAACATCATCTCCGTCGGCGCGCTCGCCGGCCTCACGACCGTCGTCATGGTGCTGATGCTCGGCCAGATCCGGATCATCTTCGCGATGTCGCGTGACGGTCTCATGCCGCGCGGCCTGGCGAAGACCGGTGCGAACGGGACGCCGAAGCGGGCGACCATCGTCGTCGGCGCACTGGTCGCCGTCGCCGCGACCTTCTTCCCGGCGGACAAACTGGAAGAAATGGTCAACGTCGGCACCCTGTTCGCCTTCATCCTCGTTTCCGCGGGTGTGATGGTGCTGCGCAAGACGCGACCGGATCTGCCGCGCGCGTTCCGGGTGCCTTGGGTGCCGCTGATCCCGATCCTGGCGATCCTCGCCTGCCTGTGGCTGATGCTGAACCTGACCGTGCTGACCTGGCTGCGGTTCATCGCGTGGATGGTGCTGGGCGTGGTCGTCTACTTCGCCTACAGCCGTCGTCATTCGCTGCTCGGCAAGAAGAACAAGGAAGAGAAGACGGAGTCCGTATCGGACTGA
- a CDS encoding LPXTG cell wall anchor domain-containing protein gives MQIMSGRRVRSAVTVVALATAALLGTAGSALACHSDDEHAKPIPGSVSKCEQVKAGGSALSDSDFKFTGGAGEKRLNITGLGEGVKVTAIVVLGGDDGYNVYEPGKRKLADTPPWTELRAPFNRDGSKANIDKWFACGEKTKPTEQPKPSEPTKTSTAKPPTTAPTTTEKPSDTPTSTVAPAPNVGGNGGNGGGLANTGFDNAWLLWAGGLLVLAGAGVLVLLRVRRGKTD, from the coding sequence ATGCAGATCATGTCCGGACGGCGTGTCCGCTCCGCCGTCACCGTCGTCGCACTGGCGACCGCCGCCCTGCTCGGCACCGCCGGCTCGGCGCTGGCCTGTCACTCCGACGACGAACACGCCAAGCCGATCCCCGGCAGCGTCAGCAAATGCGAGCAGGTCAAGGCCGGCGGTTCGGCCCTGTCCGACTCGGACTTCAAGTTCACCGGCGGCGCCGGTGAGAAGCGGCTGAACATCACCGGTCTCGGCGAAGGCGTCAAGGTGACCGCGATCGTCGTCCTCGGTGGCGACGACGGCTACAACGTCTACGAGCCGGGCAAGCGCAAGCTCGCCGACACCCCGCCGTGGACCGAGCTGCGCGCGCCGTTCAACCGCGACGGCAGCAAGGCGAACATCGACAAGTGGTTCGCGTGCGGCGAGAAGACCAAGCCGACCGAGCAGCCGAAGCCGTCCGAGCCGACGAAGACCTCGACGGCCAAGCCGCCGACGACCGCTCCGACCACCACGGAGAAGCCGTCCGACACCCCGACCAGCACCGTCGCCCCGGCTCCGAACGTCGGCGGTAACGGTGGCAACGGCGGTGGCCTCGCCAACACCGGTTTCGACAACGCCTGGCTGCTGTGGGCCGGTGGCCTGCTGGTCCTGGCCGGCGCCGGTGTCCTGGTCCTGCTGCGCGTGCGTCGCGGCAAGACCGACTGA